One window of the Cognatishimia sp. WU-CL00825 genome contains the following:
- a CDS encoding Hpt domain-containing protein: MIDWARLADLQAEIGADDFAAVVEIFLEEVDEAIAVLGKNPQREHLESALHFLKGSALNLGFKEFAKLCQIGELTASRGQADGIDLPEILECYQKSRGAFLAGLAQHTA; this comes from the coding sequence ATGATCGATTGGGCACGGCTCGCAGACCTACAGGCCGAAATCGGCGCGGATGATTTTGCCGCAGTGGTCGAAATCTTTCTGGAAGAAGTGGATGAGGCCATCGCAGTCCTTGGTAAAAACCCACAACGTGAACACCTGGAATCTGCCTTGCACTTTCTAAAGGGCAGCGCCTTGAATCTAGGGTTCAAAGAGTTCGCGAAGCTTTGCCAAATCGGTGAACTCACTGCCTCACGCGGCCAGGCAGATGGCATCGACCTGCCCGAAATTCTTGAATGTTACCAAAAATCCCGCGGTGCATTCCTTGCCGGTTTGGCGCAACACACCGCATAA
- the msrA gene encoding peptide-methionine (S)-S-oxide reductase MsrA, producing the protein MDRMINLKMALLSGLIAIGATISCGSAQAGTEKLVVAGGCFWCVESDFESVKGVKKAVSGYTGGTTKNPTYKKIGKGGTGHYEAVEITFDNNTVTRDELLHLFFRSVDPTDAGGQFCDRGESYRTAIFYANDAQKSAAEASKAKAQSDLGRKIVTPLLPAQKFYKAEAYHQDYYKGEKLVLTRFGPKRQSDAYARYRKACGRDAKVKSLWGSAAPFADKH; encoded by the coding sequence ATGGACCGCATGATCAATTTGAAAATGGCTTTGCTAAGCGGCCTTATTGCCATTGGCGCAACAATAAGCTGTGGCTCTGCGCAAGCTGGCACCGAAAAACTGGTGGTTGCTGGCGGTTGTTTCTGGTGCGTTGAAAGCGACTTTGAAAGCGTCAAAGGCGTTAAAAAAGCCGTCTCTGGCTACACGGGTGGCACAACAAAAAACCCAACCTACAAAAAAATCGGCAAAGGTGGCACCGGCCATTACGAAGCCGTAGAGATCACCTTTGACAATAACACCGTGACACGCGACGAGCTGTTGCACTTGTTCTTCCGCTCGGTTGATCCCACCGACGCGGGCGGCCAGTTTTGTGACCGAGGCGAAAGCTATCGCACGGCGATCTTTTACGCCAATGACGCTCAGAAATCCGCTGCCGAAGCATCCAAAGCCAAGGCCCAATCAGATCTCGGCCGCAAGATTGTCACCCCACTGTTGCCCGCGCAAAAATTCTATAAGGCAGAAGCCTATCACCAGGATTATTACAAAGGTGAAAAACTGGTTTTGACCCGTTTTGGACCAAAGCGTCAGTCTGATGCCTATGCGCGCTACCGCAAGGCCTGTGGTCGCGATGCCAAGGTAAAATCGCTTTGGGGGTCCGCAGCGCCTTTCGCTGATAAACACTAA
- a CDS encoding NADP-dependent malic enzyme, producing MTKTKVTREEALAFHLEPTPGKFEIRATVPMTTQRDLSLAYSPGVAVPCEAIAADPAAAYDYTNKGNLVAVISNGTAVLGLGNLGALGSKPVMEGKAVLFKRFADVNSIDLELDTEDPEEFINAVKLMGPTFGGINLEDIKAPECFIIEQRLKEEMDIPVFHDDQHGTAVICAAGLLNALRISGKKIEDVKIVLNGAGAAGIACIELVKSMGAKHDNCIVCDTKGVIYQGRTEGMNQWKSAHAANTKLRSLEEAMVGADVFLGVSAKGAVTPEMVETMGPDPLIFAMANPDPEITPEEAQAVRPDAIVGTGRSDYPNQVNNVLAFPYLFRGALDIHARAINDEMKIACAEALADMAREDVPDEVAMAYGRKLAFGRDYIIPTPFDPRLIYRIPSAVAKAGMDTGVARRPIIDMDGYEASLKSRMDPTASMLRNLNARARNAQARMIFAEGDDPRVLRAAVLYQRSGLGKALVVGREADVAEKLEAAGLGDAIAEIEVVNAANSMHLRTYKDFLYKRLQRKGFDKQDVHRLAARDRHVFASLMLAHGHGDGLVTGATRKSAHVMELINHVFEADAQAGAVGVTAILHNGRIVLISDTLVHEWPDETDLANIAEACAGVARHMGLEPRVAFVSFSTFGYPVSERAEKMHMAPAVLDKRGVDFEYEGEMTVDVALNTSAQEAYPFQRLSGPANILVVPARHSASISTKLMQEMAGATLIGPILTGVDHSIQICSTTSTSNDIMNMAILAACKVG from the coding sequence ATGACAAAGACCAAAGTGACGCGCGAGGAAGCACTGGCTTTCCATCTGGAACCCACGCCAGGCAAGTTTGAAATCAGGGCCACTGTCCCGATGACAACCCAGCGCGATTTGTCCTTGGCCTATTCGCCTGGCGTTGCGGTGCCTTGCGAAGCCATCGCGGCTGATCCAGCCGCCGCCTATGACTATACCAACAAAGGTAATCTGGTTGCGGTGATTTCAAACGGCACGGCAGTATTGGGCCTTGGCAATCTTGGCGCCTTGGGCAGTAAGCCTGTCATGGAAGGCAAAGCGGTATTGTTCAAACGCTTTGCGGACGTGAATTCGATTGATCTGGAACTGGACACAGAAGATCCCGAAGAATTCATCAATGCGGTGAAGCTGATGGGGCCAACGTTTGGCGGCATCAATTTAGAAGACATCAAGGCACCTGAATGTTTCATCATCGAGCAACGGCTCAAAGAAGAAATGGACATTCCAGTTTTTCATGATGACCAGCACGGTACGGCTGTGATCTGCGCGGCAGGTCTTTTAAATGCGCTGCGGATTTCTGGTAAGAAAATCGAAGATGTTAAGATTGTGCTCAATGGTGCGGGCGCGGCGGGGATTGCCTGTATTGAGTTGGTCAAATCCATGGGTGCAAAACATGACAATTGCATCGTTTGCGACACCAAGGGTGTGATCTACCAAGGCCGAACCGAAGGGATGAACCAATGGAAATCCGCGCATGCGGCCAACACCAAATTGCGCAGCCTCGAAGAGGCAATGGTGGGCGCGGATGTGTTTTTGGGCGTGTCGGCAAAAGGGGCCGTGACACCAGAAATGGTTGAAACAATGGGCCCTGATCCGCTGATCTTTGCGATGGCGAATCCCGATCCCGAGATCACCCCAGAAGAGGCGCAGGCTGTTCGCCCGGATGCGATTGTTGGCACGGGTCGCTCTGATTACCCAAATCAGGTGAATAATGTTCTGGCCTTCCCATACTTGTTCCGTGGCGCATTGGATATTCACGCTCGCGCAATCAATGATGAGATGAAAATTGCCTGTGCCGAGGCTTTGGCGGATATGGCACGCGAGGATGTGCCAGATGAAGTGGCCATGGCTTATGGGCGCAAACTGGCATTTGGTCGTGATTACATCATTCCGACACCCTTTGATCCACGGCTGATCTACCGCATTCCGTCTGCAGTTGCCAAAGCGGGCATGGATACCGGTGTTGCGCGTCGTCCGATCATCGACATGGATGGCTATGAAGCCAGCCTGAAATCGCGGATGGACCCAACCGCCAGCATGCTGCGCAACCTGAACGCGCGGGCGCGCAATGCGCAGGCACGGATGATCTTTGCCGAAGGTGATGACCCTCGTGTGCTGCGCGCAGCGGTGTTGTATCAACGTTCGGGGCTAGGCAAGGCGCTGGTTGTTGGGCGCGAAGCTGATGTGGCTGAAAAGCTCGAAGCTGCTGGGCTTGGCGATGCCATTGCAGAGATCGAAGTTGTGAATGCAGCCAATTCGATGCACCTGCGCACCTACAAAGACTTTTTGTATAAGCGCTTGCAACGTAAAGGCTTTGACAAGCAGGATGTGCACCGTTTGGCAGCGCGCGATCGGCATGTTTTTGCATCTTTGATGCTGGCGCATGGCCATGGCGATGGCTTGGTGACCGGGGCGACCCGTAAGTCTGCGCATGTCATGGAATTGATCAACCACGTGTTTGAAGCAGATGCTCAGGCGGGCGCGGTTGGTGTGACAGCTATTTTGCACAATGGCCGTATTGTGCTGATTTCCGATACGCTGGTGCACGAGTGGCCTGATGAAACAGATCTTGCCAATATCGCCGAAGCCTGCGCTGGCGTTGCACGTCATATGGGGCTAGAGCCGCGTGTGGCATTTGTCAGCTTCTCGACCTTTGGCTATCCGGTGTCAGAGCGTGCCGAAAAAATGCATATGGCGCCGGCGGTTCTTGATAAGCGCGGTGTGGATTTTGAATACGAAGGCGAAATGACAGTTGACGTTGCCCTGAACACCAGCGCGCAAGAGGCTTATCCGTTCCAACGCCTCAGTGGGCCAGCCAATATTCTGGTGGTGCCAGCGCGGCATTCGGCGAGTATTTCAACCAAATTGATGCAGGAGATGGCCGGGGCGACCTTGATTGGTCCGATTCTGACAGGGGTGGATCATTCGATCCAGATTTGCTCGACGACCTCGACCTCCAATGACATCATGAACATGGCGATTTTGGCCGCCTGCAAAGTGGGCTAG
- the ilvA gene encoding threonine ammonia-lyase IlvA: MTQFQDLARRAQTAMRDVFDATPLQRNAHLSLRYGAEIYLKREDLTPVRSYKLRGAFNAMRKVMAKDPSRDLFVCASAGNHAQGVAYMCKHFGVKGVIFMPVTTPQQKIFKTKVFGGDAIEIRLIGDYFDDTLAASQAYCAEAGAVFLSPFDDEDVIEGQASVAAEIERQLGRVPDQVILPVGGGGLAAGVRSYFGQRTKLTLVEPLGGASLKAALQAGAPTRLDTLDGFVDGAAVARIGEKTFARLADINIADVLAAPEDRICTTILEMLNVEGIVLEPAGALAVDALEDVADQIKGKTVVCVTSGGNFDFERLPEVKERAQRYSGIKKYFILRLPQRPGALKEFLGILGPDDDIARFEYLKKSARNFGSVLIGIETKSPQNFETLFARLEAAGMTYTDITNDEALAQFLI, translated from the coding sequence ATGACTCAATTCCAAGATCTTGCCCGCCGTGCCCAAACTGCAATGCGTGATGTATTTGATGCGACGCCTTTGCAGCGTAATGCGCATCTGTCGCTGCGCTATGGGGCTGAAATTTATCTGAAACGCGAAGATCTGACGCCGGTGCGCAGTTACAAATTGCGCGGGGCGTTTAACGCGATGCGCAAGGTGATGGCCAAAGACCCATCGCGTGATCTGTTTGTTTGTGCGAGTGCTGGCAATCACGCTCAGGGCGTGGCCTATATGTGTAAGCATTTTGGCGTTAAAGGTGTGATCTTTATGCCGGTGACCACGCCGCAGCAAAAGATCTTTAAGACCAAGGTTTTTGGCGGTGATGCAATCGAAATACGCCTGATTGGTGACTATTTTGATGACACTTTGGCGGCATCACAGGCCTATTGCGCAGAGGCGGGCGCGGTGTTTTTGTCACCGTTTGATGATGAGGATGTGATAGAGGGGCAGGCTTCGGTTGCAGCAGAGATTGAGCGGCAATTGGGGCGGGTGCCAGATCAGGTAATTTTGCCGGTTGGTGGTGGTGGATTGGCCGCGGGTGTGCGCAGTTATTTCGGTCAAAGAACAAAGCTGACGCTTGTAGAGCCATTGGGCGGCGCAAGTTTGAAAGCGGCTTTGCAGGCCGGGGCCCCAACACGGCTGGATACATTGGATGGGTTCGTGGATGGTGCAGCAGTGGCGCGAATCGGTGAAAAGACCTTTGCGCGGCTTGCCGATATCAATATTGCCGATGTTTTGGCTGCGCCGGAGGACAGGATTTGCACCACGATTTTGGAAATGCTGAACGTCGAAGGTATCGTGCTAGAGCCCGCGGGGGCATTGGCCGTGGATGCGCTAGAGGATGTTGCAGACCAGATCAAAGGTAAAACCGTGGTCTGCGTGACCTCTGGTGGGAACTTTGATTTTGAACGTTTGCCAGAGGTGAAGGAGCGCGCGCAGCGCTATTCTGGCATCAAGAAATACTTTATCCTAAGGTTGCCGCAGCGGCCGGGTGCTTTGAAAGAGTTCTTAGGCATTCTTGGGCCGGACGATGATATCGCGCGTTTTGAGTATCTGAAGAAATCTGCGCGTAATTTTGGGTCTGTGTTGATCGGCATCGAGACCAAAAGCCCGCAGAACTTTGAGACTTTGTTCGCGCGGTTAGAAGCGGCTGGCATGACCTATACCGACATCACCAACGACGAGGCTTTGGCGCAGTTTTTGATTTAG
- a CDS encoding ribokinase — protein sequence MAIYNLGSINADLFYQVPHLPGPGETLAAKGMHKGLGGKGANMSVAAARAAALVSHIGAVGSDGTWARQRLLEYGVDTRHIAVLAHSPTGHAIINVDQEGENAIVLLPGANHEITNNAIGKALSESARGDTLLIQNETNNQAYAAQMGRDLAMFVAYAAAPFDSDAVQAVLPMLDFLILNEVEAEQLTAATGLSPQDLPVADIVITLGAKGCRWINTQKRTQQDFPAFLVDVVDTTGAGDTFTGYLLAGLDRGMPMEQAILLAMRAGALMVMRQGTADVIPDLKEVQSAQF from the coding sequence ATGGCAATTTATAACCTTGGGTCGATCAATGCCGATCTGTTCTATCAGGTGCCGCATTTGCCGGGGCCTGGCGAAACGCTTGCCGCCAAGGGAATGCATAAAGGCCTAGGGGGAAAAGGGGCCAATATGTCTGTGGCAGCCGCGCGTGCGGCCGCCTTGGTGTCTCATATCGGTGCCGTTGGATCAGACGGAACTTGGGCGCGGCAGCGGTTGCTGGAATATGGGGTCGATACCCGTCATATAGCGGTTCTGGCCCACAGCCCAACGGGCCATGCGATCATTAATGTGGACCAAGAAGGCGAAAACGCCATTGTGCTTTTGCCAGGGGCCAACCATGAGATCACCAATAATGCCATCGGCAAAGCGCTGAGCGAAAGCGCGCGTGGCGACACGCTTTTGATCCAAAATGAAACCAACAACCAAGCCTATGCGGCGCAAATGGGCCGGGATCTGGCGATGTTTGTTGCCTATGCGGCTGCGCCCTTTGACAGCGATGCGGTGCAAGCGGTTCTGCCGATGCTTGATTTCCTGATCTTAAACGAGGTGGAAGCCGAGCAATTGACCGCCGCCACCGGGCTTTCGCCGCAGGACCTGCCGGTTGCAGATATTGTGATCACGTTGGGCGCCAAAGGGTGCCGCTGGATCAACACGCAAAAACGCACGCAACAGGATTTTCCGGCCTTTTTGGTTGACGTGGTCGATACAACGGGTGCGGGGGATACGTTCACCGGCTATCTGCTGGCGGGGCTGGATCGCGGTATGCCGATGGAACAGGCGATTTTGCTGGCGATGCGGGCGGGTGCTTTGATGGTGATGCGTCAGGGCACTGCAGACGTCATTCCCGATCTTAAAGAAGTGCAAAGCGCCCAGTTCTAG
- the mutS gene encoding DNA mismatch repair protein MutS — MMAQYLEIKAAHPDAILFYRMGDFYEMFFDDAVAAAEALDIALTKRGKHEGSEIPMCGVPHHAAEGYFLTLIRKGFRVAVCEQMESPAEAKKRGYKAVVRREVVRLVTPGTLTEDSLLDARRHNFLAAFAQVRDVAALAWADISTGALHVMPLARIRLAAELARLAPSELLVAEGSEADLGELVSDMGVSLTSTSRGSFDSTAAEKRVAGLFGAQGLDAYGSFSRAEIGALGAIVDYLEVTQKGKLPLLRPPVREATGGTMQIDAATRRNLELTHALSGGRAGSLLATIDRTVTSGGARLLERRLASPSLDLATVHQRLDAVSFMAQNSPLGSTLRDHLKRVPDLDRALSRLSLDRGGPRDLSAIRNGLTQADDISNLCENTDLPTILASAKAALQGHDSLLTLLDDALVAEPPLLARDGGFIAPGYDIALDEARQLRDEGRSVIAQMQAQYSTLTGISALKIKHNNVLGYFIETTSKHADVMMSAPLSETFIHRQTTANQVRFTTVELSEMETKILNAGNTALEIEKRLYSTLRQAILDNSGPISTAAKALSEFDLQAAIADLSTSENWCRPEVNDTQDFAIQGGRHPVVEAALRQQGGAPFVANTCNLSGGDDPSIWLLTGPNMAGKSTFLRQNALIALLAQMGSYVPASAARIGLVSQLFSRVGASDDLARGRSTFMVEMVETAAILNQADDRALVILDEIGRGTATYDGLSIAWATLEHLHEVNCSRALFATHYHEMTALAGKLKGVDNATVTVKEWDGEVIFLHEVKRGAADRSYGVQVAQLAGLPPAVVARARDVLEMLEKSEREGAGQKALIDDLPLFAAAPAAAPKQLAGPSPLQSRLETITPDDLSPREALELLYELKSLAN, encoded by the coding sequence ATGATGGCACAATATCTGGAAATCAAAGCAGCGCACCCAGATGCGATTCTGTTTTACCGGATGGGCGATTTCTATGAGATGTTCTTTGACGACGCTGTGGCCGCAGCCGAGGCACTGGACATTGCACTGACAAAGCGCGGCAAACACGAAGGCAGCGAAATTCCGATGTGTGGCGTGCCGCATCACGCAGCCGAAGGCTATTTTCTGACTTTGATCCGCAAGGGGTTTCGCGTGGCCGTATGCGAGCAAATGGAAAGCCCGGCAGAGGCCAAGAAACGCGGTTACAAAGCGGTGGTGCGCCGCGAAGTTGTGCGTCTGGTAACCCCCGGCACATTGACCGAAGATTCACTTTTGGATGCCCGGCGTCATAACTTTCTGGCTGCCTTTGCACAGGTCCGCGATGTTGCCGCGCTGGCTTGGGCAGATATTTCAACCGGTGCGCTGCATGTCATGCCTTTGGCGCGCATCCGATTGGCTGCAGAACTTGCACGCCTCGCCCCATCTGAATTGCTGGTGGCCGAAGGAAGTGAAGCAGATTTAGGCGAATTAGTCTCTGATATGGGCGTCTCGCTCACCTCAACGTCACGTGGATCATTCGACAGTACCGCTGCAGAGAAACGCGTCGCAGGGCTGTTTGGCGCGCAGGGACTGGATGCTTATGGCAGCTTTTCACGTGCAGAAATTGGCGCGCTTGGCGCCATTGTCGACTATCTCGAAGTCACGCAAAAAGGCAAGTTGCCCTTGCTGCGTCCACCCGTGCGCGAAGCCACCGGTGGCACGATGCAGATCGACGCTGCCACCCGTCGCAATTTGGAATTAACCCATGCGCTGTCTGGTGGTCGTGCAGGGTCGCTTTTGGCCACAATCGACCGCACGGTGACCTCTGGAGGTGCCCGCCTTTTGGAACGCCGCCTCGCCTCTCCTTCTCTAGATCTGGCGACGGTTCATCAACGGCTGGACGCCGTGTCTTTCATGGCGCAAAACAGCCCGCTCGGCAGCACATTGCGCGACCACCTTAAACGCGTGCCAGATCTAGATCGCGCCCTATCCCGCCTGTCGCTTGACCGCGGCGGGCCGCGGGATCTGTCAGCCATCCGCAATGGATTGACCCAAGCAGACGATATTTCAAACCTGTGCGAAAACACTGATCTGCCGACTATCCTTGCCAGCGCCAAAGCGGCTCTACAGGGCCACGACAGCTTGCTGACACTATTGGATGACGCGCTGGTGGCAGAACCGCCTTTGCTTGCGCGCGACGGCGGGTTCATCGCGCCAGGCTATGACATCGCCTTGGACGAAGCCCGCCAATTGCGCGATGAAGGCCGCAGCGTCATCGCTCAAATGCAGGCGCAATACAGCACATTGACCGGTATTTCTGCGCTCAAGATCAAACACAATAATGTCTTAGGCTATTTTATCGAGACAACCTCAAAACACGCAGATGTCATGATGTCAGCACCGCTGTCTGAAACCTTCATTCATCGTCAGACAACCGCAAATCAGGTCCGGTTCACCACCGTCGAACTGTCAGAGATGGAAACCAAAATCCTCAATGCAGGCAACACTGCGCTGGAAATTGAAAAACGTCTCTATTCCACCCTAAGACAAGCCATTTTGGACAATTCTGGCCCTATCTCAACCGCAGCCAAGGCCCTATCGGAATTTGATCTTCAAGCCGCAATCGCGGATTTATCGACAAGCGAAAACTGGTGCCGTCCTGAGGTCAATGACACGCAGGATTTTGCCATTCAAGGTGGGCGCCACCCGGTTGTAGAGGCGGCCCTGCGCCAACAAGGTGGTGCGCCTTTTGTGGCCAACACCTGTAATTTGTCCGGCGGCGATGATCCAAGTATTTGGCTGCTCACCGGGCCGAACATGGCCGGTAAGTCGACCTTTTTGCGACAAAATGCATTGATCGCCCTGCTTGCGCAGATGGGCAGCTACGTGCCCGCCAGCGCCGCTCGGATCGGACTTGTCAGCCAATTGTTTTCTCGTGTTGGGGCCTCTGATGATCTGGCCCGTGGCCGCTCGACCTTTATGGTCGAGATGGTGGAAACCGCCGCCATTTTGAATCAAGCAGACGACCGCGCACTTGTAATATTGGACGAAATCGGCCGGGGCACCGCCACCTATGACGGCCTGTCGATCGCCTGGGCCACCCTTGAACACTTGCACGAAGTGAATTGTTCACGCGCGCTATTTGCCACGCATTATCACGAAATGACGGCCCTTGCTGGTAAGCTCAAAGGCGTCGACAACGCCACGGTGACCGTCAAGGAATGGGATGGCGAAGTTATTTTTCTGCACGAGGTCAAGCGCGGTGCCGCTGATCGCAGCTATGGTGTGCAAGTGGCGCAACTGGCCGGTCTGCCCCCAGCCGTTGTGGCCCGCGCCCGCGACGTTTTAGAAATGCTGGAAAAAAGCGAACGCGAAGGTGCAGGCCAAAAGGCTTTGATCGATGATCTGCCACTGTTTGCAGCGGCCCCTGCAGCCGCCCCCAAACAACTGGCAGGCCCATCACCCCTTCAATCCCGTTTGGAAACCATCACGCCCGATGACCTTAGTCCGCGCGAAGCACTTGAATTGCTCTATGAACTCAAGAGTTTAGCGAATTAG
- a CDS encoding argininosuccinate synthase, whose product MSAPKKVVLAYSGGLDTSIILKWLQTEYGCEVITFTADLGQGEELEPARKKAELLGIKPENIHIEDLREEFVRDFVFPMFRANAVYEGLYLLGTSIARPLISKRLIEIAEANNADAVSHGATGKGNDQVRFELAAYALNPDISVIAPWREWDLGSRTKLIEFAEKHQIPIAKDKRGEAPFSVDANLLHTSSEGKSLEDPAVDAPEYVFQRTVSPEEAPDTPEFIEIGFEKGDPVSINGVDMSPATVLTELNEYGRKHGIGRLDLVEGRYVGMKSRGIYETPGGTIMLEAHRGIESITMDRGAMHLKDELMPKYAELIYNGYWYSPEREMLQAAIDASQDHVTGTVRVKLYKGHVRTVGRWSDHSLYSEEHVTFEEDMGAYDQTDAAGFIQLNALRLKLIAMRNKRVAKK is encoded by the coding sequence ATGTCCGCGCCCAAGAAAGTTGTTCTCGCCTACTCCGGTGGCCTTGATACCTCGATCATCTTGAAATGGTTGCAGACCGAATATGGTTGCGAAGTGATCACGTTCACAGCCGACCTCGGTCAAGGTGAAGAGCTGGAACCGGCCCGCAAAAAAGCCGAGCTTTTGGGCATCAAGCCTGAAAACATCCACATCGAAGACCTGCGCGAAGAATTTGTGCGCGATTTTGTTTTTCCAATGTTCCGCGCCAACGCCGTCTACGAAGGCCTGTATCTTTTGGGCACTTCTATTGCCCGCCCGCTGATTTCCAAACGCCTGATCGAAATCGCCGAGGCCAACAATGCAGATGCGGTCTCTCATGGCGCGACAGGCAAAGGCAACGACCAGGTGCGTTTTGAACTGGCCGCCTATGCGCTGAACCCAGACATCTCCGTGATCGCCCCTTGGCGCGAATGGGATCTGGGCAGCCGCACCAAACTGATCGAATTCGCTGAAAAGCACCAAATCCCGATCGCCAAAGACAAACGCGGCGAAGCGCCATTCTCTGTGGATGCCAACCTGCTGCACACCTCTTCCGAAGGCAAAAGCCTCGAAGATCCGGCAGTAGACGCACCAGAATATGTCTTTCAGCGCACCGTCAGCCCCGAAGAGGCGCCTGACACACCGGAATTCATTGAGATCGGCTTTGAAAAAGGCGATCCGGTCAGCATCAATGGCGTGGACATGTCCCCGGCCACAGTTCTGACAGAGCTAAACGAATACGGTCGCAAGCACGGCATCGGCCGTCTTGATCTGGTCGAAGGCCGCTATGTTGGGATGAAATCCCGCGGCATCTATGAAACGCCGGGCGGCACCATCATGCTCGAGGCACACCGCGGCATCGAATCCATCACAATGGACCGTGGCGCGATGCACCTTAAAGACGAGTTGATGCCAAAATACGCCGAGCTGATCTATAACGGCTACTGGTACTCGCCAGAGCGTGAAATGCTGCAAGCCGCTATCGACGCAAGCCAAGATCACGTCACCGGTACGGTACGTGTGAAACTTTACAAAGGCCACGTGCGCACCGTGGGCCGCTGGTCTGATCATTCCCTCTACTCCGAAGAACACGTGACCTTCGAAGAAGACATGGGGGCCTATGATCAAACAGACGCGGCAGGCTTTATCCAGCTCAACGCGCTGCGCCTGAAACTGATCGCCATGCGCAACAAACGCGTCGCAAAGAAATAG
- a CDS encoding SpoIIE family protein phosphatase translates to MSAEPQHMQEKQAKGAIQLVLLVDDSRLQRRILSAQLARDGYEVVEACSGQEALDFCSDRSPDLVLSDWMMPEMDGLEFCKAFRELPSEKYGYFILLTSKSEKDEVVKGLEIGADDFLIKPINAHELRARISAGERILRMQRELTEKNRVISDTLSELQRVHDLLDHDLIEAKKLQQSLVRNRHVTVGASQVSLMLHSSGHVGGDLVGHYRIDAHQVGLFSFDVSGHGVSSALMTARLAGLLSSSAPEQNVALKAKSGGGYAPVPPAEVIANLNAQFLDEIETELYFTMILAVVDLRSGRVVLSQAGHPHPLVQRADGSMEQSGTGGLPVGLIEQAKFEDFEIHLRTGDRLLILSDGITECPNAAGEMLDEHGLERLVGKLKSQTGETFLESFIWYLQEYAGAKGFPDDISGVLFEFEADVA, encoded by the coding sequence GTGAGTGCAGAGCCGCAGCACATGCAGGAAAAACAAGCCAAAGGGGCCATTCAGCTTGTTTTGCTGGTGGATGACAGTCGTTTGCAGCGACGCATTCTAAGTGCGCAATTGGCCCGTGATGGCTATGAGGTTGTAGAGGCTTGTTCTGGGCAAGAGGCGCTGGATTTCTGCAGTGATCGGTCGCCGGACTTGGTGCTGTCTGACTGGATGATGCCAGAAATGGATGGTCTGGAGTTTTGCAAAGCCTTTCGTGAGCTGCCCAGCGAAAAATACGGCTATTTCATTCTTTTAACCTCTAAAAGTGAAAAAGATGAGGTGGTGAAGGGTTTGGAAATTGGGGCTGACGACTTTTTGATCAAGCCGATAAACGCGCATGAATTGCGGGCCAGAATTTCGGCTGGCGAACGCATATTGCGCATGCAACGTGAGTTGACCGAGAAAAATCGCGTGATCTCGGATACTTTGTCGGAGCTGCAACGGGTGCACGATTTATTGGACCACGACTTAATAGAGGCCAAAAAATTGCAGCAATCTTTGGTGCGCAACCGCCACGTGACGGTGGGCGCAAGCCAAGTGTCTTTGATGTTGCATTCCAGTGGCCATGTTGGCGGCGATTTGGTTGGCCACTATCGGATCGATGCCCATCAGGTTGGGTTGTTTTCCTTTGATGTGTCAGGTCATGGCGTCAGTTCGGCCCTGATGACGGCGCGTTTGGCGGGGCTGTTGTCGTCTTCTGCACCCGAGCAGAACGTTGCCCTAAAGGCAAAATCAGGCGGAGGATATGCGCCAGTGCCGCCGGCCGAAGTGATTGCCAATTTGAACGCGCAATTCTTGGATGAAATCGAAACAGAACTCTATTTCACGATGATACTTGCGGTTGTGGATCTTAGATCTGGCAGGGTGGTTCTGTCTCAGGCTGGGCACCCGCATCCGCTGGTGCAGCGCGCAGATGGTTCCATGGAGCAAAGTGGCACGGGGGGCTTGCCCGTTGGGTTGATAGAGCAGGCAAAATTTGAAGATTTTGAAATTCATCTGCGTACTGGTGATCGATTGCTGATCTTGTCAGACGGCATTACCGAGTGTCCGAACGCAGCAGGCGAAATGCTGGATGAGCACGGATTAGAGCGGCTTGTTGGCAAGCTGAAAAGCCAAACGGGTGAAACGTTTCTGGAATCGTTTATTTGGTATTTGCAGGAGTATGCTGGGGCGAAAGGGTTTCCAGACGATATTTCGGGGGTGTTGTTTGAGTTTGAGGCGGATGTGGCCTAG